In the Oreochromis aureus strain Israel breed Guangdong linkage group 14, ZZ_aureus, whole genome shotgun sequence genome, one interval contains:
- the LOC116324518 gene encoding uncharacterized protein LOC116324518, translating to MWFYPPEPPGYVRGAVPSVQLFFRSRVFLWRPVGVWKYSLKCPRADECVGKGQNVHLYKSGYHHRVRHICDVSNWYTMLTEVLCCGPCTKAGRSGGGGKVGWWFAWDSAILSQLSKGHQAIFPAILTNKRGVDKNVVRFLRDRTEGNTMVKLWRQIQENHMEEYLQRKDLYTTLLMTFAEPGGIISALRHTFQAPLPPRELPSAWLLRHAFLLAEASNVRDYRSQILSTFGTVLKMDSTKKVVKTLSGEGQGSAEWFTSIGNEHSQIVTFVLTCEESFDKLQPMCRGVMERFHLANQPVPKILYVDRGCCRAQGPSVVEALFQPWVDSGMLVHLDIFHWIHRFDAAIYTESHAKYSAFKSAVAGAVLAYNRTDLELLIRAVRAKNPVKMQSVSDEDVVCLYISREQLKHHLRRVTLGAQETFWLIQLVIEELKGPAGLDERGATLFKTPGAIDEMWAAQQRHLECIQDPPDMSMYRVAHTTTINNVDVPYYKCLCGSNSLEGFHKLLPNMIPGPHCAARPYQLYLISGIARWNSDRSSDAVFVGKGWHHRIYSAPLIDRLNTRCQQLFGEPVEVNFRGPADLTSNELLGLEYLFSQSTGESGTFSLEGIVSDGPGPEEEVVQPGQPKPDDRDEAYQSDEEARDTVLDTVLPHITLTNDETSTVHPPAFEDACSSNPLPGFEKLEMFCSVLVEISLIEDKLSLTTEQRNKVLQTWNSVEEHDKQPQKFNQLYKTHWGNTLYCRTKRDDLVDAALIQRVKMAKRYAPAQHDISAQSNRLMYTLVKLLWLRSPQGSRNSPEKLSILKAYERIQHRILVEDAVLCKAGIPLPKINIKTVRDFICQQERILNLHATKHPSILTKITSISSAHLPPAPHQPAVLPPPDYPLLKYEPTPSTAGTKVLKGRRDLLMPVSQPQPPLPPVPLPPALGKTPATSTITRPVSSVAASTSTSETVRPPLLQKKNLQRDYPWQ from the exons ATGTGGTTTTACCCACCAGAACCTCCTGGCTATGTCAGGGGTGCTGTGCCCAGTGTACAGCTCTTTTTTCGCAGCCGTGTCTTTTTGTGGCGTCCTGTTGGGGTATGGAAGTACTCCCTGAAGTGTCCTCGAGCTGACGAGTGTGTGGGTAAAGGACAAAATGTGCACCTATATAAGTCTGGCTATCACCACCGG GTACGTCACATCTGTGACGTGTCCAACTGGTACACGATGCTTACTGAGGTCCTATGCTGCGGACCATGTACAAAGGCGGGCAGAAGTGGCGGAGGAGGAAAAGTGGGTTGGTGGTTTGCCTGGGACTCAGCAATTTTATCACAACTCAGCAAGGGACACCAAGCCATATTCCCAGCCATCCTGACTAACAA ACGTGGTGTGGATAAGAATGTTGTACGCTTTCTGAGAGACAGAACCGAAGGAAACACTATGGTCAAGCTGTGGCGGCAGATACAGGAGAATCACATGGAGGAGTACCTTCAGCGGAAGGACCTGTACACCACACTCCTAATGACTTTTGCGGAGCCCGGGGGTATCATCTCAGCCTTACGGCACACATTCCAGGCGCCACTTCCTCCAAGAGAGCTTCCCTCTGCATGGCTGTTGCGCCACGCTTTCCTGCTGGCAGAGGCCAGCAATGTGAGGGATTACCGAAGCCAGATTCTGTCCACTTTTGGCACTGTGCTGAAAATGGATTCCACCAAAAAA gtgGTGAAAACGCTGTCTGGGGAAGGTCAAGGCTCAGCAGAATGGTTCACCAGTATCGGAAATGAGCACTCACAAATAGTTACATTTGTGCTGACCTGCGAGGAGTCCTTTGACAAGCTGCAGCCAATGTGCCGTGGAGTCATGGAGAGGTTTCACTTGGCCAATCAGCCTGTTCCCAAAATTTTGTATGTGGACCGTGGGTGTTGCCGTGCACAGGGACCATCAGTAGTAGAGGCCTTGTTTCAGCCTTGGGTGGACAGTGGGATGCTTGTGCATCTGGACATCTTTCACTGGATCCACCGGTTTGATGCAGCCATCTATACAGAGTCTCATGCAAAGTACTCTGCATTTAAGTCTGCAGTAGCTGGGGCGGTGCTGGCTTACAACCGCACAGACCTTGAGCTGCTTATAAGGGCCGTCAGAGCAAAGAACCCAGTAAAAATGCAGTCTGTGTCCGATGAGGACGTTGTCTGCCTTTACATTTCCAGGGAGCAGTTAAAACACCATCTGCGCAGGGTCACACTTGGGGCTCAGGAAACGTTTTGGCTCATCCAATTGGTTATCGAGGAGCTGAAAGGTCCAGCTGGGCTGGATGAGAGGGGAGCGACTCTCTTCAAAACACCTG GGGCCATTGATGAGATGTGGGCAGCACAGCAGCGACACCTGGAATGCATTCAGGACCCACCAGACATGAGCATGTATAGGGTGGCTCATACCACAACAATAAACAACGTGGATGTCCCCTATTACAAGTGTCTGTGTGGAAGCAATAGCCTGGAAGGGTTCCACAAATTACTTCCTAACATGATTCCAG GTCCCCACTGCGCAGCACGTCCCTATCAGCTTTACCTGATAAGTGGTATTGCAAGGTGGAACTCTGACAGGAGCTCAGATGCTGTATTTGTTGGCAAAGGATGGCATCACAGGATTTACTCTGCACCGTTGATCGATCGCCTCAACACTCGCTGTCAGCAGCTGTTTGGAGAACCTGTAGAAGTAAACTTCCGTGGCCCAGCTGATCTCACATCAAATGAATTGCTCGGGCTGGAGTACTTGTTCAGCCAAAGCACTGGAGAGTCTGGAACTTTCTCTCTGGAGGGCATCGTCAGTGATGGACCTGGTCCTGAGGAGGAGGTGGTTCAGCCTGGGCAACCCAAACCAGATGATCGCGATGAAGCATACCAGAGTGACGAAGAGGCACGCGACACTGTATTGGATACTGTCCTTCCCCACATTACACTCACCAATGATGAGACCTCCACAGTTCACCCTCCAGCCTTT GAAGATGCCTGCAGTTCAAACCCCCTTCCTGGATTTGAAAAGCTGGAAATGTTCTGCTCTGTGCTTGTGGAGATTAGCCTGATAGAGGACAAGCTATCACTTACCACCGAGCAGAGGAACAAGGTCCTCCAAACCTGGAATAGCGTGGAGGAGCATGACAAGCAGCCACAAAAGTTTAACCAGCTGTACAAGACCCACTGGGGCAACACCCTCTACTGCCGCACTAAAAGGGATGACCTTGTTGATGCTGCTCTTATACAGAGAGTAAAGATGGCGAAGCGCTATGCACCCGCACAACATGACATCAGCGCTCAGAGCAACAGGCTAATGTACACTCTGGTTAAACTTTTGTGGTTGCGCTCACCTCAGGGGTCTCGCAACAGTCCAGAGAAACTGTCTATTTTAAAGGCCTACGAGCGAATACAGCACCGGATTCTGGTGGAAGATGCTGTTCTCTGTAAAGCAGGCATTCCTCTCCCTAAAATTAACATCAAGACTGTGCGGGACTTCATTTGTCAGCAAGAAAGGATCCTTAATCTGCATGCAACAAAACATCCATCGATTTTGACCAAGATCACCTCCATCTCATCTGCACACCTACCTCCAGCACCACACCAACCAGCAGTACTCCCTCCTCCAGACTACCCCCTGTTGAAATATGAGCCCACGCCCAGCACTGCAGGGACCAAGGTTTTGAAGGGAAGGAGAGACTTGCTGATGCCAGTCTCCCAGCCTCAGCCACCTCTTCCACCTGTGCCACTACCACCAGCACTTGGAAAGACCCCCGCAACCTCTACCATCACCAGACCTGTGTCTTCAGTGGCTGCTTCTACATCAACCTCTGAGACTGTTCGGCCCCCcctactgcaaaaaaaaaacctgcagcGAGACTATCCCTGGCAATAG